aaaaaattataattaattatattttataaataaattttatatattaattatatcatatattatttttagagcaatcaaaaataaaataatttatttatatcattataaattttatgagtttaatataatttaaatcaatgactttaattaattaaagaaaatctataattttttcaaattcaaatcttaCTATTTAAATTCTCCATTTCAACGCaagattaatttatttattgcataGTTGGGATTTATTGATAAATTTGTTTATTGTAGAATTTGAATTCTCTTTCTCTTATTTGTGATTAATTCTATTTTTTCCTTTGTGTGTTTGATTTTTGTTATTTGTGCATTTCAtgaaattagacaatcaattTAGAAATTTCTCTTTGAGAAACTTGGAgctaaaagggttgttgtttatgtGTTAGAATAATTACTTTCTTAACGGTAACATTTGAATTTTACCTTTTAACCTTCTTTTCATTTCCGTCAATTTTTTAAACGGCGACGTTTGAAGTGCTCATGAGTCGTAAACAGAAAATAAATCAACCTAACTTAAACCCTCTTTTCTCTGGGATTTCGCTCTTCGTTCTGCAGATACCCGACTCCAATCCTCAAAAGATCCATCAATTTTCTATCACTTTCTCGAGAAAAAAGATTAAACAAACTTTTACCAGAACAACGAAAAATGTCGCACAGCGACACAATCCCTCTCCACGCATCCTCCCAATCCGACATCGACGAGATCGAGAACCTAATCAACGCCAGCGTTCAATCCGCCCCGGCAACTGTCCTACCGGCCCGTCCGCCCAGCCCGCCACGTATCCCTGTCTCTTCCTCTCCATTTATTCAGTCGAATCTCCCTCCATTGCCACCGTCAGCTCAGAAACCGTCGTCTGTCCCATCTGTACCAGCGGCTCCGCCCCCGCCGCCTGGCAACTCACATTCGAATATTGGTGTGTCTGGATTTGGGTCGCCTCCGAATACGTTGACGGAACCTGTGTGGGATACGGTTAAGAGAGATCTGTCGAGGATCGTGAGTAATTTGAAGCTTGTGGTGTTTCCTAACCCGTATAGAGAAGATCCCGGGAAGGCTTTGAGGGATTGGGATCTTTGGGGCCCATTTTTCTTCATCGTGTTTCTGGGGCTCACTCTCTCATGGTCTGCTTCTGTGAAGAAGGTGACTCTGATTTTGTTTCTTTCTGTTTACAAAATCTGATTCTGCTTCTTATATTCTTGTGATTAGAAAAAGATTAGTGTGGCActctttgtgtgtgtgtgtgtgtgtgtctgcgTTAAGTCTGTGTTTTGTAGTGTCCACTTTCATCATCCACGTCTAATCTGAACAAAACTATAATAGTAATAGCTGGTTGCCTGCTGCAGCTTAAATGCGAGCTTGCCCTTTATTAATTTTTCCTATCCTTGCTATTGCAGGCTATTTCTCTCTTTCCTTTGTGTAGTTTTAAATCCTTATGCCTGTTAACCCTATAGTTTCACATTTCTTTATGAATGTCTACAGTCTTGAATTTGGGTTGCAAGCATTGGGATTTTGTTTTAGCAATATGTTTCAGTTTTATTTAATTGTCTCAGTAATTTCTCAACATTGTTTTGGGTAGCTTAGAGCTCTTCATGCCATGCGCAATGATTATAGTCTCTGACATATGTTGGTAGAATATGTCCATTGAGGATTGGATTATCTGCTCATTAGTATTGCTGTTAATGTTAATCAACCCGATTATAGTTTTCCTTAGGCTTTCTATGTTTGCTTTAGCTTCTTATCTAATCTTAAATTGAGGATTTTGTTAGATATGAGTTAGTCCTTTTAGATCTGGAGTTCTAGACTTGGGTTTGAAACTTCATTTGCATTTTCATTTCTTGGTTCCGTTTGGAATTTATCTGTGGAATAGGACTCTATTTATGCCTATACAAGTAGACACATTTTGTAAAGGGTGGGCATCACTATGGTTATCTTGTTGTCCATACTATGAAGTTTTTTGTGAATAGAACTGTAGTCATTGGTTAATTGACGAGCATTTAACTAGTGTTATCATTTTTTTTCCACTTAGgttgattatatattttttatttttgttagtgACAAAATGGTCTGTCAAGAAATTGAGTCTTCTTGCTTAGTAAGGACTAAGGAGCTATAGTcttgtaattaatttaaactgGAATTTACTTTTAATAAtgacttttagcataaattaaaatttcaataatattgctattattgtaaaatttataaaaacatATATGTCTTGGTTGCCATTATCTAGTAATTTTCTAAACTAATTGTATTGCATATTGAAAGGTTAAAGTACAATTTCGTTGGTGTTCatgtttgaaaataaaaaaactgTTAGAAATATATAGATACATTTTGATTTGGTTAACTACAACGCAACAACAACATCTAAGTTTTAATCTCAAACTATTTGAGTTCAGCTATTTGGATCATTGTTCACCATTCAATTCTTTTTGAAATCAATTCTGCATCAATATCTAAAAGTTGTAAATCTTTTGATAAATGACATTCATGTATTTGAGATGAACTCCTTTCTTCTCCAACATACCTTTCTTCTCCAATACAACCTCAATACTCTATAATATACCTTTTCTAGGTTAATAAATTCCATTTGGAGATTTTTCTTCTtataaatttttactaatattcttaacagaAAGATAGGCTCTGTGGTAGATCTACTAGGCATAAAACCAAATTGATTCTCAGATACCTTAGTAATATTCCTAAGTCTACGACAAATCACTCTTTCCTATAGGTTTATCATGTGATTTATCGGTTTAATTCCACGATAGCTTGTACAACTTTGGATGTTTACTTTAATCTTAAGATAGAAACCAAATTGTTCTTCCTCCACTCATTTGGCATCTTTCTAGATTTTAGTATACTGTAGAATAGTTTGGTTAGCCAAGCTACTCAAACCTTCCCAAGGCACTTCCATACTATAGGGATATTATCTGGGCTGTAAGCTCTCCCCATTTTCATATTCTTTATGGTCTCGTTAACTTCAACAAATGTGATTCTATGAGTGTAGTTAAGGTTCTTCTTTGTCAAATGAACAATAAGGTCTCTAAAGTCATTCTCATGGCTCACATTGAACAACTGATCAAATTagtatttctctctctctttcatctCACTATTGCTTGACAAAACTTATTGATTATTATTTGTAATGCACTTGCCGCAGCGAGCCTGATCCATGTGAATCCATGGGCTAGTAAAAAAGAACTAGACCGTAGAGCTGAGCCTAAAAAAAGAAATGGAAGAGGCCAAACTCTAGTGGATAGGCCGCTGCATGTAGTGAAAGTGACAACTGGACATATAAAGTTGAGTCTAGTTCAGTTGCAATTGAGGGGAGAGTGTTGAATGCCTCACATTGAAAACAaacaagaaaaatcaagaaaatatATAACAAGGGGAAACCAAGGCAAATTAGCTTATGTCATTTGGATAGAGGTAACTCTAAGCTCAACAGAAAAACCTTTGCTAATTGTCATCCGCAGTTTTCAAGCTAGAGAATTTCACATTTTATTAGAGCAAGTTACGTTTTGTGACTTGCAGCATGATTGGCAGTGTCGTAGTGAGCTAGACCTAGGTGAATCCATGGGCTAGTAAAAAAGAACTAGACCCATACAGTTGAgccaaaccaaaaaaaaaaaaagaggccaGACTTCAGTGGATGGGTCACTGTGCTCAGTGCAAGTGACAACTAGACCTATAAAGTTGAGTCTAGTCTAATTGTATTTGAGGGGTGGGTGTTGGATGTCCCCCATTGAAaacaaaatagaaaaattaagaaaatatgtAGTAAGGGGAAGCCAAGCCAAATTGGCTTAAACCATTTTAATGGAGGCAATCCCAAACTCAACATAAAAACCTTTGTTGATTGTTATCCCCAATTTATGGGTCAGAGAATTTCACTCACTTGACCTGATTTGGTTAACTATTTTTTAAACTAAAAACTGTAACCTAACTATTAGCTAGGTCAACCAATTTTCTGGATTGGTTTTCAAATTTTTTGCTTCACCATTGCTAGGAGGGTGATCATTACTGATTGAGGAAAGCATTAAGAAAACAAGCAATATCATTAAATCATTTGAGGCTCCAAAGACTGCTGCTAGTTTGAGTATTGATGGATAACATATGGGTAAGTTAACTAAGGAGGTATACTTGGAAGCAAAGAAAAGCCGATAACTTGAGATATTAGAATTGCAACATGATATTCCTTTTTGTTGTTAAATAGCACTCTAACCAGTATTCAAACAGAAAACTTTTGGCCCTTTTAATTTTTCACGCTAATTGATGGTGATATGGTTGATGGTTGTGAAAGTGTTATTTTATGTTTTCAATCAGTTGATGATTTGGTCTTTAATTCTTAGAAAGACAATGTATTCAGTTCATGTCTAGAAGTGTTTCTAGACATAATACATGAGAATCCATTAGCTTAAAATAATTGTAAAAAGGAGCTAGAAAGCTTAAAATTTTTCCCAAACTGGTTTTCATTTCCAAAACTATATTCTTGTATTATCTGAAATCTTTTACAAGTTACTGGCAAAGTTCTAGCTCCATCATATTATTGAAAATTAGCAAAAATACCTtgattcataaaataataaataactgaataaattaaatttaccTTTTTCCATGATCAAtataaaggggaaaaaaaaaagaactgaTGTAATTGAACAAGACTACTGAAGGTTCCAATTGGACCTACATTTGAATTGAAGAATGATTTTAGATTAGTTAATTTAAACTTGCTCTTATGTCATGAATAACATATCTTTCACATTTATATGCTCTATGACACATCTATCTGATGCAGAATATATCAAATAAAGTGGAATTTAATTGCTTTCATCTTTCTTTGGTGTTTGCTTGTGATCTTGTTCCCTTTCATTTTGTGCCTATACACATGCTTTCTCATGCTTCATTTTTGGTGGGAATGCTACTATCATGTTAATAGCTTGCTAGATTTTGTTTTATTATCTTCTTATACTTGGACTTCCTGTGCCTTTCCTTTGGTTTTTGAGAGAAAGGATAGGTTTTTTAAGGTGATGACCCTCTGCCTAGGATCATCTCCAAGAGTATCAACTGAGCCATTCCCTGTTGGTGCTCTTAGTGTTTTTCTTCCCTCAATATTGTTCATTGttcatttttttttcccttctatTGTAAAAGAAAATGCATCCTGACAGTTTTTATGTTATTTCCCAGTCTGAAGTTTTCGCTGTTGCATTTGCGCTACTTGCAGCTGGCGCTGTAATCTTGACATTGAATGTTTTGCTACTGGTAATagcatttctctctctctctctctctctctctctctcatgtgaGTGCACACATGCAAGCACATGTGCACATGCTGTAAGTTACTTAGGTGGACAAgcttctaaatttttatttaggtGGCATTTTCCCTTTAAACAAGTGAGGATGGTTTGTAGATGTTAAAACTTTTTTGCTGTGTAGAATGGAAGATTTTTAATATATCCAGATGTCATTATGTTTATATTTTGGGAATTGTAAAAGCATTCAAGCATGATAATCATATTTGTCGATTTCAGGGTGGacacataattttcttccaaagtCTGAGCCTTCTTGGTTATTGTCTCTTCCCTCTAGACGTTGGAGCTCTAATCTGTATGTTGAAGGATAATGTGATAGTCAAAGTGGTGGTGGTGTGTGTGACATTGTTTTGGAGCTCATGGGCTGCCTATCCATTCATGAGCTCAGCCGTCAACCCAAGAAGAAAGGCTCTTGCTCTTTACCCTGTTTTTCTTATGTACGTATCTGTCGGTTTCCTCATCATTGCCATTGATTAATGCACAACAAACCCTATTGTCAAGATCTTCATAAAGAATTGAAACTTACATGCAGTACATAGAAATTTTATGTGGTGGTTATTTTTCCTCTCATGTAACGTaactgtatttttttttttttttacttattttgaACTCAACATGTTATGGCGACTCAATCTGCCAATGTTATACTAGTACAAAACTTTAATGCGGTTCTGTGTTCGTGTCATTTGTCACTCTTGCATTAACCATTGGTGTGGGTAGAATTGTTTCCTTTTTAATGTTGAAAAGAAAGGTCAGCTCCTTTGAGAGATCATCAGCAGTAGCAACCATGCTGCCTTTGCTTTGAACAAGACCCAATATCTGCCTAATAACATTATCCTGAttcctttgaaaaaaaaaaaaaaaaaaaaaaaaaaccaatccTCCACCGGACTTGGGTAAGGGGGATGTTCGTGTCAGAAAACATCCTGGAAATACTCCTGTAATGGTGATGAAGGTGTGCCATAGTTACATAGGAAAGGGAAAGACTGCATTTTGCCCTGGTTCCTGATATCCTTACTGCTTTTTGCACTGGTTCCTGATATCCTTTGGCAATAATCTGTTTGTGACATCTGAGACAAAGTTTGAGATGACAGTTTAATATTATGGAGAAGTTGGAGGTTGAAAGAGAAACTTGTTTTCCCTTGCACTCGAATTGCTTGTAGAGACGAAGGTACACACCACAGCACACTGAATGAGAATGCTTAGGATTTTATTATTCTTGTACAGTGAGGATTTTCATTGCCGGTTGTGAGAAGGTTATAGTCCGCATGTACTAGGGAAAAACATGATGTTCCACTTTTATGTTTGTTGACGCTAAGCGAGAATAATCTAGTGGGTCATAATCTTATGTTAGAGCTGTATCTATGCTGAGATGGTCAATGttttttcttataaaaataaataaattgcaTTAATCGATAACTATATACTTTAGTTTGGAGTACATTTCACTagataaataaatttcattttcatgttttttcttagtttttctttttctttttattttttaattttcacaaTGGCATAAACTGTCAAATCGGATGGTGCATCAGCTACTTTGATTCACCGACAATTTCACTTAAAAATTGATGtgagaataattaaaaaataaaaaataaaaagtttaagtgtgacattattaaaatttaaattctaaaatACTAAAAGAAAAAAGCTAAAacgtaagatttttttttataaattttacctATATTATGGTAATTATATTCATAAATTTATCCAATGTAAAGTTTAATTTTAGTAGTTGGCAATGCAAGAAAGAGACCACATTCTCAAAAGAATTTTGATGTTTCTGTCAAGACAATAAAGTGCCTCACCAAATTGTAAGGCAGCATCATCAATTTGGTGGTAAATTCACTTTATTGGTACTATTTTTCTTACTAGCTAGGAGGTATGGACTGAACAATAATCGattttttaatcaattttcacttatatctaaaaatttgaaattaataaaaatgagAGCTTGTTTTTATTAAAGTTAATTCTGTAATTACCACAGAGTAAAAATGAGAGCTGTCTCTTTATTTTAGTGAGAGAACTCTTTCTTTCTATTTAGTGAGAGGAATTTTTTAGCAACGATTATGACCGATGGGTGAGGACTAGGGGTGAGCAATTGGTTCAAAGTttgaatcaaatcgaaccgaattgaattaaattataaaaatcgaaccATCAATTTTAGAAACTGAATTAAACCGAAATTGGTGaaaaaccgaatcaaaccgaaccgctttatttcggttcagttcggtttaaaccgatcggtttgatttttgattgattttttaatttcgacttgattttcaagttatttggtctaattttaactttggtttgaacctaataaccattaatcaatgaaattaaacaattaatatatatataattaaatataattcataaattttttcataaaaataaattaattcaaaaatcgattctattcgatttgactatataaatcactattcggttcggttcggtttaactgattttttttgtcttcaaaatcgaaccgaaccgaaataattgaaatttttataaattaaaatcaaaccgaaccgattaaattttaaaaccaaatcgattgaaccgaattaactcAATTCGGTTCAAAatttcgatttgaaccgaattctgctcatCCCTAGTGGGGACGGCTCTCACTAGCTAGACTGTGGCTCATACCTCCCCACCTCTAGTTAGAGTTATGAATAGtgtgtttttatatttttttttcttgcagATTTGTGCTTCTTAGTGAGGGTTTTAGACGTGATTTGCTAGTTGAAATTTTAGGGGCTTGAATTTAGATGCTTCCCCAGTTGGCTTCTAACTCGACGGATGTGATGCTACTATCGAATGAGATGTTAATAATCCATTCCTAGGCTATACGAGAATGAGATGCTTGAGCTCTACCATGCTATTCTCCAGCATATCTATGGTTACGCTTTGAATTATGTTATTTCTGATTTAATatatgaaattatattttttgataaaaaatattCGTAATTAGcactataaaattatttaaaaatttaaatttatcaattaataTGAAGGAATATGTTTTGAAAATTGTTTAAGAAagaaatctatttttttttttaaaaagaaagaaatttatttttatgctgtatAATTTagcttaaaaatattattaatcataattaaaaaaacaattatttataaattaatgaatAGAATTAATAATTACCTAATTAACATACCTCGATTTAACTATTTAACTATTTCTTTTATTAGCAAAattcaattatttataaattaata
Above is a genomic segment from Hevea brasiliensis isolate MT/VB/25A 57/8 chromosome 17, ASM3005281v1, whole genome shotgun sequence containing:
- the LOC110646013 gene encoding protein YIP4b — protein: MSHSDTIPLHASSQSDIDEIENLINASVQSAPATVLPARPPSPPRIPVSSSPFIQSNLPPLPPSAQKPSSVPSVPAAPPPPPGNSHSNIGVSGFGSPPNTLTEPVWDTVKRDLSRIVSNLKLVVFPNPYREDPGKALRDWDLWGPFFFIVFLGLTLSWSASVKKSEVFAVAFALLAAGAVILTLNVLLLGGHIIFFQSLSLLGYCLFPLDVGALICMLKDNVIVKVVVVCVTLFWSSWAAYPFMSSAVNPRRKALALYPVFLMYVSVGFLIIAID